A single Elaeis guineensis isolate ETL-2024a chromosome 15, EG11, whole genome shotgun sequence DNA region contains:
- the LOC105058282 gene encoding cholesterol 22-hydroxylase CYP90B27 isoform X1: MITTVRVAISLLEGQKEMFLIVLLLLLCSTILITISAFSWRSHGRWKAFGFPQGDMGWPVLGETLPFLKPHPSTSIGDFMEQRISKYGKIFMSNLLGKLTVVSADAELNRFILQNDSRLFEPGWSKSIGEVLGKHSILFQVGDAHKKMRSINLNFVNNGKLKTPFLRDAYRIAALVMSLWKNNSVVLGKYEAAKLTFNMMAKNILSMEPGTPVTEKLRKEYEAFAKGVVSLPLKLPGTAYSKALKARSYILKVVGQCMEERLCRKKDVEEEDAKNDLLQWTIENSNYSEEQIGDLILGAFFSGYNTTSKAIALAIYFLGGCPKAVKHLREEHVRIVRGKRQGGNSELSWEDYKQMEFTQCVINETLRLGNIVPYIQRKASTHIKFKAYDIPQGCNVMAVLPAVHLDPSLFEFPEQFNPWRWQSNYGMKKTKNLMAFGGGARLCPGAELGRMEMAVFLHHLVINFIWELAEPDLPMACPSLDFPKGLPIKVRLLSNAQLAM; this comes from the exons ATGATTACCACGGTACGTGTCGCCATTAGTCTATTGGAGGGTCAGAAAGAAATGTTTCTCATTGTCCTGCTTCTCTTGCTGTGTTCTACAATCTTGATCACCATTTCAGCCTTCAGTTGGAGGAGCCATGGCCGGTGGAAAGCCTTCGGATTCCCACAAGGAGACATGGGTTGGCCTGTCCTGGGAgagaccctcccttttctcaagccCCATCCATCAACCTCAATAGGAGATTTCATGGAGCAACGCATCTCAAA GTATGGAAAAATCTTCATGTCAAATTTGCTGGGGAAGCTGACAGTAGTCTCAGCAGATGCTGAACTGAACCGTTTCATCCTACAAAATGACTCGAGACTGTTTGAACCAGGCTGGTCTAAAAGCATTGGTGAGGTCTTGGGGAAACACTCCATATTGTTTCAGGTGGGAGATGCTCATAAGAAAATGAGATCGATCAACCTCAATTTCGTCAACAATGGCAAGCTCAAGACCCCATTCTTGCGTGATGCCTATCGAATTGCAGCGTTGGTCATGAGCTTATggaagaataattctgtagtattGGGCAAATATGAAGCTGCAAAG CTAACCTTTAATATGATGGCCAAGAATATCCTGAGTATGGAGCCTGGAACTCCAGTAACTGAGAAGTTGAGAAAGGAATATGAGGCATTTGCCAAGGGGGTTGTGTCCCTGCCGCTTAAGTTGCCTGGAACTGCATACAGTAAGGCTCTGAAG GCCAGGTCATACATTCTCAAAGTTGTGGGGCAATGTATGGAAGAGAGACTTTGTAGGAAGAAGGATGTGGAGGAAGAAGATGCTAAGAATGACTTGCTTCAATGGACTATAGAGAATTCGAACTATTCGGAAGAACAAATTGGTGATCTGATATTAGGCGCATTTTTTAGTGGTTACAACACCACATCAAAAGCCATAGCTTTGGCAATATACTTCCTTGGAGGCTGCCCCAAAGCAGTTAAGCATTTACGG GAAGAACATGTTAGGATTGTTCGAGGTAAAAGACAAGGTGGAAATTCTGAACTAAGTTGGGAGGACTACAAGCAAATGGAGTTCACTCAATGT GTCATCAATGAGACACTAAGACTTGGGAACATAGTTCCTTATATCCAAAGGAAGGCCAGCACACATATTAAATTCAAAG CCTATGACATTCCGCAAGGGTGTAATGTGATGGCAGTTCTCCCAGCTGTGCATTTGGATCCTTCATTGTTTGAGTTTCCTGAGCAGTTCAATCCATGGAGATGGCAG AGTAACTACGGCATGAAAAAGACCAAAAACCTCATGGCATTTGGCGGGGGGGCACGCCTCTGCCCAGGAGCTGAGCTTGGGAGGATGGAGATGGCAGTTTTTCTTCACCACCTTGTCATCAACTTTATCTGGGAGTTGGCAGAACCTGATCTTCCAATGGCTTGCCCTTCACTTGACTTCCCCAAAGGTCTGCCTATTAAAGTCAGGTTACTCTCAAATGCACAATTGGCCATGTAa
- the LOC105058282 gene encoding cholesterol 22-monohydroxylase CYP90B51 isoform X2: MITTVRVAISLLEGQKEMFLIVLLLLLCSTILITISAFSWRSHGRWKAFGFPQGDMGWPVLGETLPFLKPHPSTSIGDFMEQRISKYGKIFMSNLLGKLTVVSADAELNRFILQNDSRLFEPGWSKSIGEVLGKHSILFQVGDAHKKMRSINLNFVNNGKLKTPFLRDAYRIAALVMSLWKNNSVVLGKYEAAKLTFNMMAKNILSMEPGTPVTEKLRKEYEAFAKGVVSLPLKLPGTAYSKALKARSYILKVVGQCMEERLCRKKDVEEEDAKNDLLQWTIENSNYSEEQIGDLILGAFFSGYNTTSKAIALAIYFLGGCPKAVKHLREEHVRIVRGKRQGGNSELSWEDYKQMEFTQCVINETLRLGNIVPYIQRKASTHIKFKAYDIPQGCNVMAVLPAVHLDPSLFEFPEQFNPWRWQVSQPSYWLEN, from the exons ATGATTACCACGGTACGTGTCGCCATTAGTCTATTGGAGGGTCAGAAAGAAATGTTTCTCATTGTCCTGCTTCTCTTGCTGTGTTCTACAATCTTGATCACCATTTCAGCCTTCAGTTGGAGGAGCCATGGCCGGTGGAAAGCCTTCGGATTCCCACAAGGAGACATGGGTTGGCCTGTCCTGGGAgagaccctcccttttctcaagccCCATCCATCAACCTCAATAGGAGATTTCATGGAGCAACGCATCTCAAA GTATGGAAAAATCTTCATGTCAAATTTGCTGGGGAAGCTGACAGTAGTCTCAGCAGATGCTGAACTGAACCGTTTCATCCTACAAAATGACTCGAGACTGTTTGAACCAGGCTGGTCTAAAAGCATTGGTGAGGTCTTGGGGAAACACTCCATATTGTTTCAGGTGGGAGATGCTCATAAGAAAATGAGATCGATCAACCTCAATTTCGTCAACAATGGCAAGCTCAAGACCCCATTCTTGCGTGATGCCTATCGAATTGCAGCGTTGGTCATGAGCTTATggaagaataattctgtagtattGGGCAAATATGAAGCTGCAAAG CTAACCTTTAATATGATGGCCAAGAATATCCTGAGTATGGAGCCTGGAACTCCAGTAACTGAGAAGTTGAGAAAGGAATATGAGGCATTTGCCAAGGGGGTTGTGTCCCTGCCGCTTAAGTTGCCTGGAACTGCATACAGTAAGGCTCTGAAG GCCAGGTCATACATTCTCAAAGTTGTGGGGCAATGTATGGAAGAGAGACTTTGTAGGAAGAAGGATGTGGAGGAAGAAGATGCTAAGAATGACTTGCTTCAATGGACTATAGAGAATTCGAACTATTCGGAAGAACAAATTGGTGATCTGATATTAGGCGCATTTTTTAGTGGTTACAACACCACATCAAAAGCCATAGCTTTGGCAATATACTTCCTTGGAGGCTGCCCCAAAGCAGTTAAGCATTTACGG GAAGAACATGTTAGGATTGTTCGAGGTAAAAGACAAGGTGGAAATTCTGAACTAAGTTGGGAGGACTACAAGCAAATGGAGTTCACTCAATGT GTCATCAATGAGACACTAAGACTTGGGAACATAGTTCCTTATATCCAAAGGAAGGCCAGCACACATATTAAATTCAAAG CCTATGACATTCCGCAAGGGTGTAATGTGATGGCAGTTCTCCCAGCTGTGCATTTGGATCCTTCATTGTTTGAGTTTCCTGAGCAGTTCAATCCATGGAGATGGCAGGTAAGTCAACCAAGCTATTGGCTGGAAAATTGA